From one Plantibacter flavus genomic stretch:
- a CDS encoding phosphoenolpyruvate hydrolase family protein, producing MDRTIALERLRATVARGQAVIGAGAGTGISAKSAEAGGVDLIIIYNSGRYRMAGRGSLSGLLAYGDANQVVVEMSREVLPIVRDTPVLAGVNGTDPFRIMERFLDELKTMGFTGVQNFPTVGLFDGVFRQNLEETGMGYDLEVDMIRLAAERDLLTAPYVFDVESTVAMTEAGADVLVPHMGLTTAGTIGATTALSLEESAHRVQEMRDAAVAINPDVIVLCHGGPIAEPEDAAFILANTTGVAGFFGASSAERLPTERAIKRQIEDFKAIQTR from the coding sequence ATGGACAGGACCATCGCACTCGAACGACTTCGCGCCACCGTCGCGCGCGGACAGGCCGTCATCGGCGCCGGGGCAGGCACCGGCATCTCGGCGAAGTCCGCGGAGGCGGGCGGCGTCGACCTCATCATCATCTACAACTCCGGCAGGTATCGGATGGCCGGTCGCGGCTCGCTGTCGGGCCTGCTCGCCTACGGGGACGCCAACCAGGTCGTCGTGGAGATGAGTCGGGAGGTGCTGCCGATCGTCCGCGACACCCCGGTGCTCGCCGGCGTGAACGGGACGGACCCGTTCCGGATCATGGAGCGCTTCCTCGACGAGCTCAAGACGATGGGGTTCACCGGCGTGCAGAACTTCCCGACCGTCGGGCTCTTCGACGGCGTCTTCCGCCAGAACCTCGAGGAGACGGGCATGGGCTACGACCTCGAGGTCGACATGATCCGCCTCGCCGCCGAGCGTGACCTCCTCACGGCCCCGTACGTCTTCGACGTCGAGTCGACGGTCGCGATGACCGAGGCGGGTGCTGACGTCCTCGTCCCGCACATGGGCCTCACGACGGCCGGCACGATCGGCGCGACCACGGCACTCTCGCTGGAGGAGTCGGCGCACCGGGTGCAGGAGATGCGCGACGCGGCCGTCGCGATCAACCCGGACGTCATCGTGCTGTGCCACGGCGGTCCGATCGCCGAACCGGAGGACGCCGCCTTCATCCTCGCCAACACGACGGGCGTCGCCGGGTTCTTCGGCGCGTCCTCGGCCGAACGCCTCCCGACCGAGCGGGCGATCAAACGCCAGATCGAAGACTTCAAGGCCATCCAGACCCGCTGA
- a CDS encoding Tm-1-like ATP-binding domain-containing protein, whose amino-acid sequence MTAPEAPARPTVALVGTLDTKGAEYRWVAGRLGELGADVVVVDAGTREPHGYDAAVDHPNHEVAAAGGTDLDTLLAADDRGAAVSAMAEGAATVIGRLHATGRVDAVLALGGSGGSAIAARVFRELPIGAPKLLVSTMASGDVAPYVGANDVTLMYSVVDIAGINQISRAVLGNAVAAIAGMAAAAQARGPASSAERTDRPLVGASMFGVTTPAVDVARERLDELGYEVLVFHATGSGGRALESLARSGMLAGVLDLTTTELADDLVGGVLTAGPDRLTAAGAAGVPQLVSLGALDMVNFGPRDTVPERFADRDFFVHNATVTLMRTTVDENRELGERIGAKLSGAEAPTVLLIPRGGVSALDAEGLPFRDAEADAALMEAVLAGVQGSAVTVVDRPEHLNDPVFARLAADALHAVIERDGNRNRTDTTEQD is encoded by the coding sequence ATGACCGCACCCGAAGCACCAGCCAGACCGACCGTCGCCCTCGTCGGCACCCTCGATACGAAGGGCGCCGAGTACCGATGGGTCGCCGGTCGTCTCGGCGAACTGGGCGCGGACGTCGTGGTCGTCGACGCCGGAACGCGTGAGCCCCACGGGTACGACGCTGCCGTGGACCACCCGAACCACGAGGTGGCCGCCGCTGGCGGGACCGATCTCGACACGCTGCTCGCCGCGGATGACCGTGGAGCCGCCGTGAGTGCGATGGCGGAAGGTGCCGCGACGGTGATCGGCCGGCTGCACGCCACCGGGCGGGTCGACGCCGTCCTCGCCCTCGGTGGCAGCGGCGGCTCGGCCATCGCCGCCCGGGTCTTCCGCGAACTGCCGATCGGGGCCCCGAAGCTCCTCGTGTCGACGATGGCGTCCGGGGACGTCGCGCCGTACGTCGGCGCGAACGACGTGACGCTCATGTACAGCGTCGTCGACATCGCCGGGATCAACCAGATCTCCCGTGCCGTCCTCGGGAACGCGGTGGCGGCCATCGCCGGCATGGCGGCGGCTGCGCAGGCGCGCGGTCCGGCCTCGTCCGCCGAGCGGACGGACCGCCCGCTCGTCGGGGCGTCGATGTTCGGGGTCACGACGCCGGCGGTCGACGTGGCCCGCGAGCGGCTCGACGAACTCGGCTACGAGGTCCTCGTCTTCCACGCCACCGGTTCGGGCGGGCGGGCCCTGGAATCGCTCGCTCGGAGCGGCATGCTCGCAGGGGTCCTCGATCTCACCACCACCGAACTCGCGGACGATCTCGTCGGCGGCGTGCTGACGGCGGGCCCGGACCGACTCACCGCGGCCGGCGCGGCAGGCGTCCCACAGCTCGTCAGCCTCGGTGCGCTCGACATGGTCAACTTCGGCCCTCGTGACACCGTGCCGGAGCGGTTCGCCGATCGCGACTTCTTCGTCCACAACGCGACGGTGACGCTCATGCGCACCACGGTCGACGAGAACCGCGAGCTGGGCGAGCGGATCGGGGCGAAGCTCAGCGGCGCCGAGGCCCCCACCGTGCTGCTGATCCCGCGCGGCGGTGTCTCGGCGCTCGACGCCGAGGGCTTGCCCTTCCGCGACGCGGAGGCGGATGCTGCACTCATGGAAGCCGTGCTCGCGGGTGTGCAGGGCAGCGCGGTCACGGTCGTCGACCGTCCCGAACATCTCAATGATCCGGTGTTCGCGAGGCTCGCCGCCGACGCCCTCCACGCTGTGATCGAGCGAGACGGCAACAGGAACCGCACCGACACCACGGAACAGGACTGA
- a CDS encoding glycoside hydrolase family 78 protein, with product MVTTSAPRFEHLREARGIGDATPRLSWTNLAPAGWEQHAAEIEITRDGRVTTTGRVATGESVLVAWPAAPLRSREVASVRVRVWGTDSGPGQAVEVADWSPVATVEAGLLAPGDWVAVPVAADWDEEPESDTRRPPLLRRDFTVGADLVSARLYLTAHGVYEAEINGRRVGDEALAPGWTSYASRLRTATHDVTELLHPGDNAIGSWMGDGWYRGRLGWRGGFRNLFGSDLSLIAQLELRYEDGRVETIATDEHWRASFGPIVSSGNYDGEHYDAREELPGWSEPGFDDRGWAGVRIGTRDPATFVAPQGPPVRATQEVAPIAVLTSPSGKRILDLGQNLVGRLRIRVTGPAGETVVIRTAEVMQEGEIYTRPLREAKATDSYTLAGRPAPADGGPAEEWEPRFTIHGFRYAEITGWPGDLDEAVANGDVVARVYHSDLERTGWFESSDERVDRLHENVLWSMRGNFVDLPTDCPQRDERVGWTGDLQVFARTASFLYDVSGMLGSWLQDVAVEQHEDGTVPWYVPFIPDDGQWTPNRPGAVWGDVAVLTPWVLYERFGDIGVLAAQYDSAKRWVDLVHRLSGPNHLWNEGFQLGDWLDPAAPPDRPAESLTDRHLVATAYSAWSTAHLAKTAAVLGRIDDAEHYAELAEATRRAFLAEYVGEDGLMTSDAQTAYSLAIAFELLPDPAAVDRAGERLSALVAAAGNRIATGFVGTPIVSDALTTSGHLDRAYDLLLEDECPSWLYAVGQGATTIWERWDSMLPDGTVNPGQMTSFNHYALGAVADWLHRVVAGIAPSAPGYRSILFRPRPGGGLTHASAVHLTPYGRASIVWRIEADTLHVEVEVPTGTTAVVDLPGAEPVSVTSGTHRFEVTVGTVGDPFRGIEPLRATL from the coding sequence ATGGTGACCACGAGCGCCCCCAGATTCGAGCACCTCCGCGAGGCCCGAGGGATCGGCGACGCCACCCCGAGGCTGAGCTGGACGAATCTGGCGCCCGCCGGCTGGGAGCAGCACGCCGCCGAGATCGAGATCACCCGCGACGGACGGGTCACGACCACGGGCCGGGTCGCCACCGGTGAATCCGTCCTCGTCGCCTGGCCCGCCGCTCCGCTCCGCTCGCGTGAGGTGGCATCGGTGCGCGTACGGGTGTGGGGCACCGACAGCGGCCCTGGCCAGGCGGTCGAGGTGGCCGACTGGAGCCCGGTGGCGACGGTCGAGGCCGGCCTGCTCGCACCGGGCGACTGGGTCGCGGTGCCGGTCGCAGCCGACTGGGATGAGGAGCCGGAGAGCGACACGCGTCGGCCACCGCTGCTGCGGCGGGACTTCACCGTCGGTGCCGACCTCGTGTCGGCGCGGTTGTACCTCACAGCGCACGGTGTCTACGAGGCGGAGATCAACGGTCGTCGCGTCGGGGACGAGGCGCTCGCGCCGGGTTGGACCAGCTACGCGAGCCGGCTGCGCACGGCGACGCACGATGTCACCGAGCTCCTGCACCCCGGCGACAACGCGATCGGCTCCTGGATGGGCGACGGCTGGTACCGGGGTCGACTGGGGTGGCGCGGTGGCTTCCGCAACCTGTTCGGCTCGGACCTCTCGCTCATCGCCCAGCTCGAACTCCGCTATGAGGACGGTCGCGTCGAGACCATCGCGACCGACGAGCACTGGCGCGCCTCGTTCGGCCCCATCGTCAGCTCCGGCAACTACGACGGTGAGCACTACGACGCCCGCGAGGAGCTCCCCGGATGGTCGGAGCCCGGCTTCGACGACCGCGGGTGGGCCGGCGTACGGATCGGCACACGCGACCCGGCCACCTTCGTCGCACCGCAGGGACCCCCGGTGCGCGCGACGCAGGAGGTCGCGCCGATCGCGGTCCTCACGAGCCCGAGCGGCAAGCGCATCCTCGACCTCGGCCAGAACCTCGTCGGTCGACTGCGGATCCGGGTCACCGGTCCGGCGGGCGAGACGGTCGTGATCCGGACCGCGGAGGTCATGCAGGAGGGCGAGATCTACACCCGTCCACTCCGCGAGGCGAAGGCGACCGACAGCTACACCCTCGCCGGCCGCCCGGCTCCGGCGGACGGCGGTCCCGCGGAGGAGTGGGAGCCGCGGTTCACGATCCACGGTTTCCGGTACGCGGAGATCACCGGATGGCCGGGCGATCTCGACGAAGCGGTCGCGAACGGCGACGTCGTCGCGCGGGTCTACCACTCCGACCTCGAGCGGACGGGCTGGTTCGAGAGCTCCGACGAGCGGGTGGACCGCCTGCACGAGAACGTGCTCTGGAGCATGCGTGGGAACTTCGTCGACCTCCCCACCGACTGCCCGCAGCGGGACGAGCGCGTGGGCTGGACCGGCGACCTGCAGGTCTTCGCACGCACCGCCTCGTTCCTCTACGACGTGTCGGGCATGCTCGGCTCCTGGTTGCAGGACGTCGCGGTCGAGCAGCACGAGGACGGCACCGTGCCCTGGTACGTCCCGTTCATCCCCGACGACGGCCAGTGGACGCCGAACCGACCAGGCGCGGTGTGGGGCGACGTCGCCGTCCTCACCCCATGGGTGCTCTACGAGCGCTTCGGCGACATCGGCGTCCTCGCGGCCCAGTACGACAGCGCGAAGCGGTGGGTCGACCTCGTCCACCGGCTCTCCGGCCCTAACCACCTGTGGAACGAGGGGTTCCAGCTCGGCGACTGGCTCGACCCGGCCGCACCACCGGATCGGCCGGCGGAGTCGCTCACCGACCGCCACCTCGTCGCCACCGCCTACTCGGCCTGGTCCACGGCGCACCTCGCGAAGACCGCCGCCGTGCTCGGTCGCATCGACGACGCCGAGCACTACGCCGAGCTCGCTGAGGCGACCCGCCGGGCGTTCCTCGCGGAGTACGTCGGCGAAGACGGGCTGATGACCAGTGATGCGCAGACCGCGTACTCGCTCGCGATCGCGTTCGAGCTCCTGCCGGACCCGGCGGCAGTGGACCGCGCCGGCGAGCGGTTGAGCGCCCTCGTCGCCGCCGCCGGTAACCGCATCGCGACGGGCTTCGTCGGGACGCCGATCGTCAGCGACGCGCTCACGACGTCGGGCCATCTCGACCGCGCCTACGACCTGCTGCTCGAGGACGAGTGCCCGTCCTGGCTGTACGCGGTGGGCCAGGGCGCGACCACGATCTGGGAGCGCTGGGACAGCATGTTGCCCGACGGGACCGTGAACCCGGGTCAGATGACCTCGTTCAACCACTACGCGCTCGGAGCGGTGGCCGACTGGCTGCACCGGGTCGTCGCCGGCATCGCTCCGTCCGCACCCGGCTACCGCTCGATCCTGTTCCGGCCCCGACCCGGCGGTGGGCTCACCCACGCCTCGGCCGTGCACCTGACGCCCTACGGTCGGGCGTCGATCGTTTGGCGGATCGAGGCTGACACGCTGCACGTCGAGGTCGAGGTGCCCACGGGGACGACGGCCGTCGTCGACCTGCCGGGCGCCGAGCCGGTGTCGGTGACGAGCGGTACGCACCGCTTCGAGGTGACGGTCGGGACAGTAGGCGATCCATTCAGAGGAATAGAACCGCTCCGCGCGACGCTGTAG
- a CDS encoding LLM class flavin-dependent oxidoreductase: MKKIGFLSFGHWQDVPGSSVRTGRDALLQSIDLAVAAEEVGVDGAYVRVHHFARQLASPFPLLAAMAAKTSTIELGTGVIDMRYENPLYMAEEAAATDLISDGRLQLGVSRGSPETALRGSESFGYVPSDDETDADIARSHTEVFRAAIAGAGVARANPQMTGTNGLLAIQPQSPELGERIWWGAGSRSTAVWTAEQGMNLMSSTLLTEDTGVPFDELQAEQIQMFRDAWTEAGHEWQPRVSVSRSILPLIDDETRRYFGLRAQADSKDQVGHLDGGLARFGRSFIGEPDVIAAELAADAAVQAADTVLVTVPNQLGVAFNARILEAIVKDIKPSLG, from the coding sequence GTGAAGAAGATCGGGTTCCTGTCCTTCGGACACTGGCAAGACGTTCCGGGCTCCAGCGTGCGCACCGGACGTGACGCACTGCTGCAGAGCATCGACCTCGCGGTCGCAGCAGAGGAGGTCGGCGTCGACGGCGCCTACGTGCGCGTGCACCACTTCGCCCGGCAGCTCGCGTCACCGTTCCCACTGCTGGCGGCGATGGCGGCGAAGACCTCGACGATCGAACTCGGCACCGGTGTCATCGACATGCGGTACGAGAACCCGCTCTACATGGCCGAGGAGGCGGCGGCCACCGACCTCATCAGCGACGGCCGACTGCAGCTCGGCGTGAGCCGGGGATCACCCGAGACGGCGCTCCGCGGGTCGGAGTCGTTCGGCTACGTACCGAGCGACGACGAGACCGACGCGGACATCGCCCGCTCGCACACCGAGGTGTTCCGGGCGGCCATCGCCGGAGCCGGTGTGGCCCGCGCGAACCCGCAGATGACGGGGACGAACGGACTGCTCGCGATCCAGCCGCAGTCGCCGGAGCTCGGCGAGCGCATCTGGTGGGGTGCCGGCTCGCGGTCCACCGCGGTGTGGACGGCGGAGCAGGGCATGAACCTCATGTCGTCGACGCTCCTCACCGAGGACACCGGGGTGCCGTTCGACGAACTGCAGGCGGAGCAGATCCAGATGTTCCGTGACGCCTGGACCGAAGCCGGTCACGAGTGGCAGCCGCGGGTCTCCGTGAGCCGCAGCATCCTGCCGCTCATCGACGACGAGACGCGCCGCTACTTCGGTCTGCGCGCCCAGGCCGACTCGAAGGACCAGGTCGGACACCTCGACGGCGGACTCGCGCGCTTCGGCCGCAGCTTCATCGGCGAGCCCGACGTCATCGCCGCCGAGCTCGCGGCCGATGCCGCCGTGCAGGCCGCCGACACCGTCCTCGTCACTGTCCCGAACCAGCTCGGCGTCGCTTTCAACGCGCGCATCCTCGAGGCGATCGTCAAGGACATCAAGCCGTCCCTGGGGTAG
- a CDS encoding DUF952 domain-containing protein, with the protein MTKILHVAIVDDWEASRPFGEYEVSTRAVPFVDAGFVHATTADRLPEVLERVYGSLQLPLVLIVLDVEELQATGIEVVLEPEPRILAPLPTAGPAITAELPLERDGAGAWQVPTMLDELLA; encoded by the coding sequence ATGACGAAGATCCTGCATGTCGCGATCGTCGACGACTGGGAGGCCAGTCGGCCGTTCGGCGAGTACGAGGTGTCGACGCGAGCCGTGCCGTTCGTCGACGCCGGCTTCGTCCACGCGACGACCGCCGACCGGCTGCCCGAAGTGCTCGAGCGCGTCTACGGGTCACTCCAGCTGCCGCTCGTGCTCATCGTGCTCGACGTGGAGGAGCTGCAGGCGACCGGCATCGAGGTGGTTCTGGAGCCGGAACCGCGCATCCTCGCGCCGCTGCCGACCGCCGGCCCGGCGATCACCGCCGAGCTCCCGCTCGAGCGCGACGGAGCCGGCGCCTGGCAGGTGCCGACAATGCTCGACGAGCTGTTGGCCTGA
- a CDS encoding TetR/AcrR family transcriptional regulator: MESRRGRPTAAERDRRRDAILDAAIRRFTEYGYGGTTIEAIAADAGVTKRTIYTWFGDLAGVLTAAVERQHGYLLAADEPGSEAEPLEDAAARLVIALHSDVSVALHRLVIAESPRFPEVAAGFYAAGPARSIAFLSGHVGERAEQLYTLLLGEPHRRRLLGLAAAPTPDAARAHARACLALVSSRSHPPRAQRS; the protein is encoded by the coding sequence ATGGAATCGAGACGTGGTCGCCCGACGGCAGCCGAACGCGACCGCCGCCGCGACGCGATCCTCGACGCCGCCATCCGCCGGTTCACCGAGTACGGGTACGGCGGGACGACGATCGAGGCGATCGCCGCCGACGCGGGCGTGACGAAGCGGACGATCTACACCTGGTTCGGTGATCTCGCCGGCGTGCTGACCGCGGCGGTCGAACGCCAGCACGGGTACCTCCTCGCGGCCGACGAGCCAGGCTCCGAGGCGGAGCCTCTCGAGGACGCGGCTGCCCGACTGGTCATCGCGCTGCACTCGGACGTCTCGGTCGCGCTGCACCGACTCGTGATCGCGGAGTCTCCGCGCTTCCCCGAGGTCGCCGCCGGTTTCTACGCGGCCGGCCCGGCCCGCTCGATCGCGTTCCTCTCCGGCCATGTCGGCGAGCGGGCGGAGCAGCTCTACACCCTGCTCCTCGGCGAACCGCATCGACGCAGGCTGCTCGGCCTGGCCGCTGCGCCGACGCCGGATGCAGCACGGGCGCACGCCCGCGCGTGCCTGGCACTGGTCTCCAGCAGGAGCCACCCACCGCGCGCTCAGCGGTCGTAG
- a CDS encoding type II toxin-antitoxin system RelE family toxin has protein sequence MVEFSSAAAREVRKLDPPLRRRLLLAIGELEADPRQTGARKLVGFENAWRIRVGDYRVLYEILDGVVLVTVFRIAHRREVYDR, from the coding sequence GTGGTCGAGTTCAGCTCCGCTGCCGCTCGTGAGGTCAGGAAGCTCGATCCCCCGTTGCGGCGACGGCTGCTCCTCGCCATCGGTGAGCTGGAGGCCGACCCCCGACAGACTGGTGCGCGCAAGCTGGTTGGGTTCGAGAACGCATGGCGGATTCGGGTCGGCGATTATCGCGTCCTCTACGAAATCCTGGACGGTGTCGTGCTGGTGACCGTGTTCCGGATCGCGCACCGTCGCGAGGTCTACGACCGCTGA
- a CDS encoding type II toxin-antitoxin system Phd/YefM family antitoxin, translated as MNTITHSLSTRDLREGLADVFGRVGYAHERIGVTRHGKLAAVVISVEDLELLESFEAARDEAEFRAAQAEDDGTRVSLDELRAELDA; from the coding sequence ATGAACACGATCACCCACTCCCTCTCGACGCGAGATCTTCGTGAAGGCCTCGCAGACGTCTTCGGGCGGGTCGGCTATGCGCACGAGCGGATCGGTGTGACGAGGCACGGGAAGCTCGCCGCGGTGGTCATCAGTGTCGAGGACCTCGAACTGCTGGAGTCCTTCGAGGCGGCACGAGACGAGGCGGAGTTCCGGGCGGCTCAGGCTGAAGACGATGGAACCCGCGTTTCACTCGACGAGCTGCGCGCCGAGCTCGACGCTTGA
- a CDS encoding carboxylesterase family protein, producing the protein MTESHASPTSEAPGNEASAPPMPQADVRGFETSLGTILGRVDGAVVRARGIPYARAGRFEVPEQIGLPVGSDGDPVPFRAFERAPASPQRSSRVLEAVLEGAGEGMVDSEDCQALSITIPADARPDESLPVMVWIHGGAYVTGAGDLDVYDPISLVVEQRVIVVSVTYRLGILGFLGDGETLPANLGLLDLVLALRWIHEHIGAFGGDPASVTLFGQSAGGDAIAHLMISDGTAGLFQRAIIQSAPLGISSGRAKMASAMMRAAGSPTRDTPVFELLALEERVERAARRFGLRGGMAFGTQYGHAPLPAEADRDAAWREAASRIDVLIGSTTEETRLYVPLIPAFARMTSAPLVGDPIRRALVGATTHVTYTRDARKFVERHRASGGRATRYELSWAPPGSPYGASHVTDLPLLLGTERSWSRTALIGSATWEEVDRRGRFLRQMWADFARDGVLAADATAGLSDVVTLDR; encoded by the coding sequence ATGACCGAGTCACACGCGAGCCCGACGTCCGAAGCGCCTGGCAATGAGGCCTCCGCGCCTCCGATGCCGCAGGCGGACGTGCGCGGCTTCGAGACCTCCCTCGGCACGATCCTGGGGCGGGTCGACGGCGCGGTGGTGCGAGCTCGCGGCATCCCGTACGCCCGCGCGGGGCGCTTCGAGGTGCCGGAGCAGATCGGTCTTCCCGTCGGCTCCGACGGCGATCCAGTGCCGTTCCGGGCCTTCGAGCGGGCGCCTGCTTCACCGCAGCGCTCCTCGCGGGTGCTCGAGGCCGTCCTCGAGGGCGCCGGTGAGGGCATGGTCGACTCCGAGGACTGCCAGGCGCTCTCGATCACGATCCCTGCGGACGCCCGGCCGGACGAGTCGCTGCCGGTGATGGTGTGGATCCACGGTGGTGCCTACGTCACGGGTGCCGGCGACCTCGACGTCTACGATCCGATCAGCCTGGTCGTCGAGCAGCGGGTCATCGTGGTGTCGGTCACGTACCGGCTCGGGATCCTCGGCTTCCTCGGTGACGGCGAGACGCTGCCGGCGAACCTCGGCCTGCTGGACCTCGTCCTCGCGCTCCGGTGGATCCACGAGCACATCGGCGCGTTCGGTGGCGATCCGGCGTCGGTCACGCTGTTCGGGCAGTCGGCGGGCGGCGATGCGATCGCGCACCTCATGATCAGCGACGGCACCGCGGGACTCTTCCAGCGGGCCATCATCCAGAGCGCGCCCCTCGGCATCAGCAGTGGGCGCGCCAAGATGGCGAGCGCGATGATGCGAGCGGCGGGCAGCCCGACACGGGACACGCCGGTGTTCGAGTTGCTGGCGCTCGAGGAGCGGGTGGAGCGAGCCGCTCGTCGGTTCGGACTGCGCGGAGGCATGGCGTTCGGCACCCAGTACGGTCACGCGCCGCTTCCGGCGGAGGCCGACCGCGACGCCGCCTGGCGTGAGGCGGCGTCGCGCATCGACGTGCTCATCGGCTCGACGACGGAGGAGACCCGGTTGTACGTGCCGCTCATTCCGGCCTTCGCCCGCATGACCTCGGCGCCGCTCGTCGGTGACCCCATCCGGCGGGCGCTCGTCGGCGCGACCACGCACGTGACCTACACCCGCGACGCCCGGAAGTTCGTCGAACGGCATCGGGCGTCGGGTGGTCGGGCCACGCGGTACGAGCTCAGCTGGGCGCCGCCCGGCAGCCCGTACGGCGCGTCGCACGTGACCGACCTGCCGCTCCTGCTCGGCACCGAACGGTCGTGGAGTCGTACGGCGCTCATCGGCTCGGCGACCTGGGAGGAGGTCGACCGACGCGGCCGTTTCCTGCGTCAGATGTGGGCCGACTTCGCGCGGGACGGCGTCCTGGCCGCTGACGCGACCGCAGGCCTGAGCGACGTGGTGACGCTTGACCGCTGA
- a CDS encoding C40 family peptidase, whose product MTSTTPARALERRDPNTPAATLARTGGRHVALSPRAARRAARLEDASWTASAEEERRHVDLVPTKRPSAPRAKSCFAKRAKPFATFGVMTLATGLFVSVSLPAAAAGVDVDAATGGAIPSAATMQSVSYSVPSTATDVPFVRDGYGATSQEEVDAASAAAAAAAAEAAASASAASSSSASASAGRTYAAPAVARSGEAILAYAAQFVGVVPYGNGNDPSDSFACDGYVQYVFAAFGVSLPRGAGAQAASGVQISASEAVAGDLLYWPEGHIAIYDGAGGMYDSPDWGRYVQHRLTIWGDPVYIRIP is encoded by the coding sequence ATGACCAGCACCACCCCTGCGCGCGCCCTCGAGCGCCGCGACCCGAACACTCCGGCCGCGACCCTCGCCCGGACCGGCGGCCGCCACGTGGCCCTCAGCCCGCGGGCCGCCCGTCGCGCGGCTCGCCTCGAGGACGCCAGCTGGACCGCCTCCGCCGAGGAGGAGCGACGTCACGTCGACCTCGTGCCCACCAAGCGGCCCTCGGCCCCACGCGCCAAGAGCTGCTTCGCGAAGCGCGCCAAGCCGTTCGCCACGTTCGGCGTCATGACGCTCGCAACCGGGCTCTTCGTGTCGGTGTCACTGCCGGCGGCCGCTGCCGGCGTCGACGTCGATGCGGCCACCGGTGGCGCGATCCCGTCTGCGGCGACGATGCAGTCGGTGTCGTACTCCGTGCCGTCGACCGCAACCGATGTGCCCTTCGTGCGCGACGGCTACGGCGCGACCAGCCAGGAGGAGGTCGACGCCGCCTCGGCCGCCGCCGCAGCTGCCGCAGCCGAGGCGGCCGCGAGTGCATCCGCCGCCTCCTCGTCGTCCGCGTCGGCTTCGGCGGGGCGCACCTACGCGGCCCCAGCCGTCGCCCGATCCGGCGAGGCGATCCTCGCCTACGCGGCGCAGTTCGTCGGTGTCGTCCCCTACGGCAACGGCAACGACCCGTCCGACAGCTTCGCCTGCGACGGCTACGTGCAGTACGTCTTCGCGGCGTTCGGTGTGTCCCTGCCTCGCGGTGCCGGTGCGCAGGCCGCATCGGGCGTGCAGATCTCGGCGTCGGAGGCCGTCGCCGGTGACCTGCTCTACTGGCCGGAAGGTCACATCGCGATCTATGACGGCGCGGGCGGCATGTACGACTCTCCCGACTGGGGTCGCTACGTCCAGCACCGTCTGACGATCTGGGGAGATCCGGTCTACATCCGCATTCCGTAG
- a CDS encoding FitA-like ribbon-helix-helix domain-containing protein: MPTVTVRNLDDDTKRGLQQLGALHGRSMEAEIRAILAAAVRTTTPEDLRAASAADIDRPGLAERIHQRFVDLHLDGELVIELPERTTTVRPNPFEDAASADADDQTPR; this comes from the coding sequence ATGCCCACAGTGACCGTCCGCAATCTCGACGACGACACGAAGCGCGGTCTGCAACAGCTCGGCGCCTTGCACGGACGATCCATGGAAGCGGAGATCCGGGCGATCCTCGCCGCGGCTGTCAGGACGACGACGCCTGAAGACCTCCGCGCCGCCTCGGCCGCAGACATCGACCGACCCGGGCTGGCGGAGCGTATTCATCAGCGCTTCGTCGACCTCCACCTCGACGGTGAACTCGTCATCGAACTGCCCGAGCGCACCACGACCGTCCGACCGAATCCGTTCGAGGACGCTGCGAGCGCCGACGCGGATGACCAGACCCCGAGGTGA
- a CDS encoding type II toxin-antitoxin system VapC family toxin: MIILDTNVVSELFRPRPHPTVVRWLDRQDEAALHLTAMTAAELLEGALRLPAGARRSALVGAVATVLDADFAGRVLPFSAEAALDYAELMTTRRRSGNPIGPQDAIIAAIARSSDAALATRNTRDFAGVGLRLIDPWVPDHPA; the protein is encoded by the coding sequence GTGATCATCCTCGACACGAACGTCGTCTCGGAACTGTTCAGACCACGGCCCCACCCGACGGTGGTCCGGTGGCTCGATCGGCAGGACGAGGCCGCCCTCCACCTCACGGCGATGACCGCTGCCGAGCTCCTCGAAGGAGCCCTGCGCCTCCCTGCAGGCGCTCGCCGATCGGCGCTCGTCGGGGCCGTGGCGACCGTGCTCGATGCCGACTTCGCAGGGCGCGTCCTCCCCTTTTCTGCGGAAGCCGCGCTCGACTACGCGGAGCTCATGACGACGCGACGCCGCTCCGGCAACCCGATCGGACCTCAGGATGCGATCATCGCGGCCATCGCGAGATCCTCCGACGCCGCGCTCGCGACGCGGAACACGCGCGACTTCGCGGGTGTCGGTCTCCGCCTCATCGACCCGTGGGTCCCCGACCACCCGGCGTGA